From Quercus lobata isolate SW786 chromosome 11, ValleyOak3.0 Primary Assembly, whole genome shotgun sequence:
CATAAGCCCATGGGTAGCCCATTAGGCCCAACCCGATAGCCCACCTCGCTAAAGACAAAATGAGCATTGTCCATGGGCAGGGTCATGGGCTAAGGTTTTCTCTTTTGGCCCAACTCGACCCGGCCCGTTAACTAGTTAATAGCCCGTTATGCCCAGCCCATTGTGCCCATTGGCTAAGTAAAAATGGGACGGGCCGGCCCATTGACGATccttaataataacttaaaacacaaaactaaatcgtatcaacctaaattagagttctaaaaaacacaaaaatttataaacctaaagcagagatgcaataaaaataaaaatccaccaaaacattgagagagagataacctttttgtgagagataactatgcaaagaatggaagagagaatgacaaatttatagtaagagagagtaaataagaagagaaaaataaaggaagatgaatgGAAAGATGAATAGTGATATTAAAGTAAAGGgtagtgggaagatgaaaaaataagggaagaagaaagattgaagaaagtgtaaaaaatttttttttttaaaaagtgaatgtcaaaaaaaaaaaattataggaaaattggaaataaaaaagaaatatatatatatatatatagatgttaaaaccgACAAAGaagaatatgtaaagttaataatttatttatatatatttttgtaaaaaaaaaagaataataattatgtggcaAATGATGTGGCAATGAGGTGGCGCAACAAGAGTTTAGTAGCAACAAAtactacgcttcagcttttagtaatatatagatttgtatgtgtagagaaatctttgtattttttagtattatgATTGGATTATTTGTTGTGAGTATCttgaatttgttttgaattCTATGGCAAGTCATGATTAAAAATTCAGTATTGTATTAGTCCTTAGCAAGGAACAATCATAAAATAGCTAGTCCTTAGCAAGAGACAATCCCAAAAAAGGGGACTGTGCACATTTGGTAGCTCCTTAGTAAGGGAGTATACCATTGAGGATCTGAAAAGGGAGCTTCTTAGCAAGGGAGTGCACCTTTAAGTTCCAAAGGAGTCACCCTTGAAAAAGGGGGTGAAAAGATAGTTCCAGTCCCAAAAAAGGGACAACACAACCCTGTCAACAAAGCGTAAACGTTGACCACGAGATAAGCTTAGGAAATTGTTTGTATGATGGTGTTGGTATGTTATGATGACTCACaatataatgatatttttatatgaaatatttgatgtTAAAATATAGATAGTTTTGCAAGTTATAACTTTGCTATCATTTAAAAGGTTTGTTCCCACACCCCAATCTCACCCCCTTTTTTATTTCCCCTTAAAAAAACATTAGAGGAATCATTGGAGTAGAAATTCTTGGAAGACAACagttacaaattatattgtgaaactgagaatttcattattatttttatggtattaCATATTGTActggagaattattttgaggataTTTTATCTTTGGTGGAATTAGAACTTTAACAATTGTGATAAGATTTTAGGTTGTTGGTTGCATTTATTTAATacttttatgaattatttagaTTGAATAGACCCccctttttttaatgattttgggGCGTTACATTAAGTGCCAcaattgttttcctttttctttttaagtaaaaGACGATATCAAGCCCCccaaaattattagtttacttaaATCCCAACATTCTACCttctcccaaaaataaaataaaaataaattgcacaTACACGCTTaaaggaaagaaacaaaaaattgactATTGctgatgaatttttattttgttgcatATTTCCGTTTGTTGTGAAATAAGTTAAATAGATAAAACTAAGCAAGAAGAAcacaaagaatatatataaataaactcTTGTATTCAAGTGGTCATCCACAAGCTTTAGTTGATATCTCTTAGATATGTACAATTATAGTAAAGcaatcacccccccccccccccccccaaacacacacacacacacacacatatataaccttagaattacacacacacacacacacacatataaccTTAGAATTCTTGTAGAGTTCATGGGATAAAGTTGCAATAGAGAGTACAATTATGGATATACATCTCCCCTATAGACTTTATACATCCCAAGTAACCCTTTCATTGTCAAAACTTTACACATTCCAATCAGACTTTATTTCTAACACTCACCTTTGGATAACCACTTCCTAAGAATATGCCTAATTAAAACATTTCCAAAGAAATAGCCcatgggaagaaaaaaaaattggctaagGAAAAAGAGTATAATATTCATGTATCACTTCGAGTGTCTTAGGAATGCCTCATTAAAACCTTGCAAAAGAAAACCCAGCGTGAAAAAACCTTAGCGAAGGAAAAAGCCTACAATCAGCACATATCCTTTAGAAAATGTACTCCCCCTCATGAATACAAAGAACTTCCATTGTTCATGATAAAAAGATCCTTAAGTCAACGCATACCAATGTTATGCACCATATGCCAAATTATCACATGATCGTATCTACTTAACATCAATATCGCCGCTATTCTCAAGCTAATGTgtataaaagaattttggtgCAATGTGCTTGGTTCTATCACCTTTGACATAGTCTCCTCTAATTTGTGTGATAAAGCAGCGTTATCTTCGTATAAtatcattgggttttttttttattaatgacaATCCACATTTTTCATGAATATGTTGAATTACCTATCTCAAGCAAACACATACACGACTTGCTTCATGAATTGcaataatctctaaataattaaAGGAAGTAGCAGAAATTGTTTGGTTAATAGATTTCCATTAAACAGAAGTATTTCCATAAGCAAATAATCATTTTTGTGATTGACCTATGTGTGGATCAAAAAGATAACCTGCATTAGCATATCCAACTAACTTTGGATTTGATACAtttggataaataaaaaaaatcccaaatcaGTCGTCccataaaaataatgtaatatatGCTTAGTTCCATTCCAACGTCTTCAAGTTAGTGCAAAATTATACCTTGCTAGAAAGTTAACTGCAAATGCCAGATTAGGTCATGTGTAATTTGCAAGATGCATCAAAGTACCTGTTTGTTTCAGCGTTTGAAGCCCAAAAGTTGCGTTTTCAAGAAAGTCAGCCCAAAAATAGTGTTTGGTAAgtataaaacgcaactttttggaaaaagttgtgttttatatttgtgaagagAACGCACGTTTGAGTTATGGAGCTCTGGAGGTCCATAAACAAAAAGTTCATGCGCGTTTTGAAGCTATTCGTTGGGTTCTtcctaaaattaccaaattacccttgATAAATCATCAGTTCTCATGCTGTGCCTTattcctctcatctcatctctctgctttcccaaaaatttccaaatccaaacacaaaaaaatttataacaaattcccaaatcaactaaggaaaaaaaaaaaaaaaaaaaagcaatcccttgcaaattaggattcctcaaaattcaaaacaaaaaaaatcagaatataGCAAAATGATAGAATTACAAGACGAAATTGAAGGTGAATGCGTCAACAACACCGAGCTCTGGGTTCGATCAAATCGGCGAACCCTTCCCAATCAAACCCTCCGACTCCGAccccattttcgatctccaagCCCTTCCCTCTCAGCCACTCGCTGTCTCTGAACTCCACCACCTCATCTTTGTCGTGCACTCCGATGGATTCTACGTCGCCAGAACTTGAGTGGGACGCTATCGATTCCGCCAAGAACCAACAGACGAAGtgctaagagagagagaaaaaaaatactcagAAGGAGAGCTCTGGAACGTTCTGGAGTTTGGAGGAATGGCAgggaaaaaaaggaggaaagaaggataaaaaagaaaagagtaagggtacgtgtgtggaggagaaaaaaagagggtgaaaaaaaaaatgccgtgtgtggaggataaaaaaaagagggggaaaaaaatgaggaaatgttatcacaattttttcacaataaattttaaggggtaggttattattagctaatattggtgagaaaaaaataattttaatagtatgttaaaattaaaatcagtattaatttttatcacaatattttcacaatactttcacaataaatcttaagtggtaggttattattagctaatattggtaagaaaaaaataatttttttagaaagagaaaaaaataattttaatagtatgttaaaattaaaatcagtatcaatttttatcacaatattttcacaatactttcacaataaatcttaaatggtaggttattattagttaatattggtgagaaaaaaataacttttttagaaagagaaaaattgatttaagtatgatgaagtagttgatttaagtatgaaacaaactcacataaaaaaatttaaaaaaaaaagtatgaaataaactccctAATAtatattgtcctttttggtaatttatccctcaaattgccacttttataagtgctagccaaacacttagttttttcaaaaaacactttttaacaacttttaccaaacactcaactttttgaaaatgcactttttcattatgcactttttgaaaactcagctttttcattatgcacttttacaaaaggttgaaccaaactcaccctaagaTATGGTACTTCAGGACCAAGAgattcttcatcatcatcttgTGGTCAAAAAAGATCTTTCTTGACATCAAGTGACAAACCTGTCATTAGAGTGCTCAAACAAGTTTAGTACACTCGAGTTCCAtcagtgtaatttttttttttttaaatgcatggaactcgagtttactaAACTTAAGTTCCAcgtgttttttttaattccacGTCAGACTTATATTTGTCAAACCTCGAGTGTAGTAaagttgattttgagttggaactcgagtttggcaaactcgagttccaaaaatagtccaactaactaaataagtttaaaCGTGTGCTAGTCACcgattttttttcctaaaaatgtACTATTTACCAAATTTTGCCCAGAGATGAGAGTTGAAGCATGAGAGAGATATGGAGAGAGTAGTGTTTTGTGACTTGTCCATAATATCAACTGACAATGTGTGGGTCCCAcgattttcacaatatttacaattgtgctactCAGAACTGTTACTTAAGTGTTGAATACACCTCTTGATTGGTTttctaaattcatgttttatTGAATATCCAATCAGAATTGTGCCACTCAGAACTGTCACAATTGTGCCACTCAGAACTGCTACAACCACTATATATTTACCAGTAATATTGAATATCCTGTTTCATCTCTTATAGTTATACAGACAAAATAGAAGAACAAGGCATCAGCCCACAAAATGCAAAGCATAGATGTCAAGTATAGGACACACGTAACACAACGTAAATTTTACGTTAACAGTAGAATGTAAAACCCAGAATTTTCAATGTGTTAATAGAGAAAGGGGGCAAAAAATTTAGATGACATTAACTGAGGCAAGGTATCATTTGACTTTATGGTTGTGTAAGCAAGGAACCTTTTGGGGCTGTCATAGGATGTAGATTCACTCTCGCGTACACGTaatcttccttctcttttattttattttattttactagaCACCTCTTTACTCTCTCTTATAAAACATATCTCCTCACATATAACTATCCTCAGCAAAAGCAGAGAGAGTGATGGCTTCTTTTTGCAGCGTACTTCTGACAATTGTGTTCATCTTCACTATCACTGCATCAGGTACATTCCTTCTCCACCCTTTTGCCTAATGTTCTAagatttatttgtatttttatgattaGCAAAAACCACTAGACGCctgatatattttcaaattcatgGTTCAATTTGTCCCGACATTACACCATTGCATGCATCTAATATTTGACTCAGACACTTAAATTTTCGTGTCAAACTTGGACTACAAAATTCTGAGGACATTGACTTCCATTAATATGCTTACAAATTTTTGCACACCTTGTGCGACAGTGACTAGAATATCCAGCAGTACAAGAACTTTCACCATAGTAAATTCCTGCAAGGAGACAATATGGCCAGGAATAACACATAGCGAGAACATCAGTGGTGGTGGAATTGAACTAAAACCGGGCAAATCTACTGTTTATACCGCTTCATCTGGGTGGGGTGGACGCATTTGGGCTCGAACCAGTtgcaaattcaacaaaaatggCAATGGCACATGCCAAACCGGTAGCTGTGGCAGCACCCTCAATTGCACTGGCCCGAGTAGCCCTCCCACCTCCATCGCGGAGTTTAACCTTGGAGAAATCGATTATTATGATGTTAGCCTTGTAGATGGTTTTAACTTGCCTGTGATGGTTAAAGCTTTTAATGGTACAGGCAATTGTAGCACTGCTGGCTGTGATGGAGATATGAGGCAAAATTGCCCATCAGATCTTACCCTTAAGGCCAAAGGGAAGGTCATAGCTTGCCGAAGTGCATGTGATGTGTACAAGACTGATGAGTATTGTTGTAGAGGAAAGTATGGAAATCCTGACACATGTTTACCTTCAAACTATTCCAAGAGTTTCAAACTAGTATGCCCGGCTGCATACAGCTACGCATATGATGATCCTACTAGTGTCATAACTTGCTCTGGAGCAAACTACGTTGTAGCCTTCTGTGCAACAAGGTAAGACCATATTTAGCgcaattgaaaaaattttaagctccatttaaatattaaaaaaaaaaaaaaaaaaaaagctccaaGCACTTAATATTTGTAGTTAATAGTTGAGAGTAAAAATATGTATAAGAATGTTTGTCATATTTGAATATGCCATGCGTTTCTtacaaacttttaattttaacttctttttggTTGAATACAGGAATCAAACGGTATGCtcttatcatgataatcaactTTTCTGTAATCAATCAAAGGGCTTAAAAGTAGTCCCTCACAGATGGTGGGTTGCGGTGCTTGCTATACCCTTGATGTTAAAATTATGCGTAATGTTCTAGCAAATTCTATATAATGTTTCATAATCTAAAACGCTACTCAATCTTACTTTGTTTTTActtcctcctttttttctttttcttttttttgggttaaatccCACCACACACCcttgaaatttatcaaaatgaaactCCCTTGAAGTTTGAATAAATACAATAATTAAGTTTATGCCCTTTTATGCTGTGATTTCACTAAAGGAATATTTCATTTCGTAAAAGATTTTTACTCAAACTGCGGACACTTTCCTCCTTGAGGTAGTGAAAACTTAACTGTTGCATTTACACAAACCTTAAGGGAATGTGTCATTATACAAACATTTGGAGAGTGTTATTTCATAATATCTCAATAAAGGTCAATGCAATTaacccattttcctttttggcTGTAAGATGTCCACCATATCATTCCACTCTGGTTTGGGTGTATAAATTTTCTAGTTGTATAATCTTCTCTCGgccaaaagaatatgaaaaaagGCAACACCTTCTATTGTCTTGTGAAATTAAAGCTAAGAGAACCCTCTCCCCCAGCAACAGCATTTTGATCCAAGAAAAAGATTAGCATGCAagatttataaaccaaaaaataaaaacaaatgcaGCTTACCAAGCTAAGTCCCGTcgattttaaatttcaaaacttatttgTGGACACGTCTTACAGACAGCACTGAGAAATGTTGCATAGAATTTCATATCCTCTTCAGTATTGCAAGCACACAAGTAACAAAAGCCTTCAAACCAACATTAGTGACTAGCAATAGCTAGTGTTATAGTTATAGCTGTAGTTGGATGTGGCAGAATTATGCACAACCCTTGAACCCAACATGACATGACACGAAATTAACAGATTATGGGTTAAGGCTTAACGGGTTTGTATCATATTCTGATTGACGTGACTGACTCGTTTAATAAACGTATCGGGTTTAATAAACGTATCGGGTTTGTGTCCAAACCATGGAACTTGTTTGACCCATCTGactcatataattaaatgacattttaccaatataaCCTTCAAATCCTAGGTTTATAAACTTATTAGgtgttgtggtttattttctttgacatattatgattgattatttgtgaaatgaagatatattttagttttgaatgattatttgtaatGCAATTACGCGTTAGTTtagaattttataattaaaaaaaaaaggtatttgtttggtttttcataGTTCAGATCAATTTGGTTAATACTAActcatttaataaacaagtcatgTTGGGGTTGAGGAATcttaacccgtttaataaatcaAGTTAGTGTTGACCCATATTGTTGAATACTTATGAGTCAACACGACACAAACCAAACACGTGAATACAAATCGCCACCCCTAGATATAGTTAATGTCATAAATTGATAGCAACAACTTACCATAAGATGGAACTGGCGCACGTAGATAGAGGACTAGATTCAACATATACAAAAATACAAGTCAGCAAGCTGAGCTGAAATGCAAAACaagatgaaaggaaaaattgtgaaattttcacCTAAGTAAGCTCCAAGTCTTGTCTTTGTTAGTGATTGTTGGttccttttttgaccttttgggcTGGCTGCTATTGATAAGGAAGGAGAGCTGGGTCTAGCTCACTTTGCAGGATATGCCAAGAACCAGTCTATGTACAAAGCAAATAACACTCCAAAGGGCAAGatagatatatcatatatatatatatatatatatatatattctttgtttTCATGTGTATCatgaaaacaaagaataaataCTACTTCAATAGACATAATCATGAGTAGAAAAGGTATTCTCAACAGGATGTTAACTATAAAGAGCTCAATCCCAACTTACACAACCTTATAACCTAATAAGGCTACAAATTTGACTGGTTTGGAATGTGAGTTAGAGTAGTTATCCTTAGGAGATTGTAGAGAGTATGCATTTAGGTTTTCTGAGGAAGGAAAATAATTCCTAGTGATGCATGCTATACACTCCTGTTGTGAATACCCTACTCTTTTTCTCTCGAGTGTCACTTTAGCCCTTTCTCTCTTCTATTACtagctccttttttttttcttatgaatgCCTAGGTTATTGTGTCCCTCTATTCATGTCCGTTGTTCCTATTTATACCCCAAAATCATACCTATGTAATTTCCCCCTTTTACCCTTATTCTTTTCTAGTTCTCTATTTGCTGCAAACATTCATCCTTATTGTGTGATGTTTGTTACCCATGTCAGTCGGGCGTTCTCCTACTACCTTTTGACCATGTTCAATAGGATGCCATCCcactacccccccccccctccggCCCACGTTCAGCCTTATACGCTCCCACTAAGGCACCTCAGCCCATTCCCCCACGATAGAGCAACCCCTCCCATTTTGGGTAAAAGCTAGTTTGCCATGGAGTCATCATTACTCTTTCTTCTTGAAACTGTAAAGGCTCTCATTAATTCTTTTTGTCCTCCTCTAGCATGCATCAGATGACTCTCACCTACTTCCTACCATTTTTGGCAAAGATGCTTTCCTAGCAAAGCATATTCCCAAAAGTGGTCTATGCGGAATATGAAATCTTTCCCCTCTCCATCAAGCCACACCCTCAGCATCTCGTCAGTGGGCCTTGATTTCCCTTGCATTGGCTGGGCTACAGGACAGCAAAGACCCCAACTTTGCTACATTTGTCTCCTCTTcaggtttggttttttttcttctttatacaATTACTACCTCTATCACTTGTTGTTACTCTTTGTTCCCTTTCATCTTTTTCCACCAAAGGAAGCTTTggcttctctttctcttttatatggACGTTATGGGCTTTATGGGCCCGCTGCCTTTCGTTGGGTTTTAGGCCCATTGTTCTTTACTTTCTTATTTATTGCAAAGGGCCACCTTTAGCTTTAATCATTTTTCCTATTTTGCTCAAATGCTTTACCACAGAATTTGCTTTACTAGACCCTTTTAGAATCTATACTTGGGCTTTACTCTTCCATTCTTTAATTGGGCCTTTGGGCTTTTATTCCTTGACACATTTCTCATTTGCACTCTTCCTCCTAAGGGCCTCTTGAGCCTTATTTTCCAATGGGCTTTTGGATTATGGgcaaaccttaaaaaatgggtatcaacatttagcccccctaAGCATGTGGGGTGCTTTGTAGCCACACATGTGaatccttcttttctttccttcacaaGGTTTTTTGAACAATCCCTATATCTTTATTAtgttctctctcttctctttatttCTCTTTCCTTCTAATATGTTGCGAACAGATCAGTCTTTCCAAGTTTCTTCCTTTAATTGCTATCTAGACATATAGCCCCTAGTTCATTTAATGTGTCGCCTATTTTATAATACTCTTCACCATTTCCTATTATTTCTCCCACCAACCCATACATATGTTCATTTCAACTCATCCtctcttccctttctctttgtTATTTCTCCTACTAACCCATACTTTGTTCATTTCAACTCATCCTCTCTTTCCATTCTCTTTCTCTGTCATTTTCTTCTCCaataaatctatattttttcatttttttctcctctactCATATCTATTTCCATGGCAACCCATCTCAAATGTTGGCTTTTCCTGTCGTAAAGGGAAAGAACCTTGTCATTGCTAATCCCTCTTCCTTGGGATCAAAGAAAGAATTAGAGGATGACCTAAACTAAAAGTTTCTTAACTAGGATCTATTTTTATCTAAGACCTTTAGTTAAACTTGCTAACTCCCTAGGTGTTTTTGTTCTATAGATTAACAGAGGGGaacaatcaaaatcaagctcTAAGAGTCCTTTGTGTGGGGTATTTTCGtccctttttctttaaatttctttagTTTCTATTCAATTTTTCTACTTTAATAACCTGATTTGTAGTGTAGGTTTATAACTTAAATAGTTTAGAAGCATGATAAGTTAGATAAGATGTAGTTTCTTTGAGTGTTATTTATTGCGTATTTAGGTAGGGATGTGCATGCATGCATATGCATCTCCATGAACATGAATACGCATGCTTATGCATGCGCACACATTTTCAACCCAGaatcccaaaatttttgttctttgacTTTTTCTCTGTCTTGATTAGTTTAAATGTATGTTTAAGTTCTATTTGAGTCAATTTTCACATGTTCAAGCTAGAGGTTAGTAGTATAACATGTTTGTATGCTTAATCTATTAGATTGATATTTAGGGCTTATGTGCTTTGGtgaacaaacacaaacatacaTTTGAACATGAACATGCATGATGCATAAGTGTTGTAATGCAATAAGGTAAGTAAAGGTAAGTTATGCATGATCACATGAACACACATATGAATTCGATGATGTACATGATATGTTTTATAAATATGATGAGTTTGGTGATGAACATGGTGAATATGCTTGTTAATGATGATATGATGTTGTTTTCTTTGTGATGATGTGATGTTACTGCTTTATGATGATGATGTGGTTGCTGCCCTTGGTTATGTAATGTGTTATGTCATGAGATAAAGCATGAAATGCTTAGATGAATGGTAGGATATACCATGCCTAGATGAATGTTAATTAGGCTATGCATGTGAATGAAATAAAATGTTATGTTTAGATGCATGTTAGGACATGTATGAAATGCCATGTGATGTATGTGTTATACCATGCTTATATGAATGTCAGGGTGTATGCTAGATGCATGTtactatgtgtgtgtgtgtagataACCTATTAGAGAAACCTTTGATGGAATTAGGATGTGGAATACAATGAATGGAGGCCGACCCACGGGTTGGGTagggttgggtgcctaacaccttcctatccACATACCTAAACCCTAGACACGTGTTATAGTAAGATCAGGCCCTCCCAAGGTAGTCAAAGGTGAAATGAGCCCTTAAGGCTCTAAAGACTTGTATCGCTCGAGGCGATGAGGGGCCAAAAAGGCGCTAGCCCGAGTGAAGCAAGGTGCCAAAttctaaatatagtttttttacATATAGGGTTCCATTCTAATGTATTTGATGTATAAGAAtactatataaataaatctaaatTTGCTCCTAGTGGATAGGAGCTGGTCTATAAAACCAGTTTTTAAGTTTGAATCCCAATAGAGCCTATGtttgtgataaaaaattaatacatgCATTATGTATCATACTCATAAATCACCATTAAAAATTAGTATCCATCCAAATATCAACTAAGTCTGAATATTAAACCAAAATATTGTTCATAACTTCATATTAGAAAGATAAGGGAGTGTTGCTATGAGATAGTGAGTTCAAGAAGAAgggtaaaggaaaaaaaagtagtagagaaaaatagagaggagaGAGTTGTTGGAGACACTTAGAGTCTGAGAGAGAAgggtaaagaaaagaaaaaactaaaggaataaaaatattacctaagaagaagaaagagcaaTGCTTTGCTCTGAAAGTTGCTAAATAGTGTTGTTGAAGAGTGGTTCCTGAAGATTCTTTTGGATATTttgttttatgcttttttttatattaatttattttaactaGCAAGTGATAGCTCATCCCCACTGAAGGATAATAGGTTTAAAATCAACCTTGCAACCACTTAAATTTACAAAACATGCCATTAGTGGCTTTAAAAGCCAAAATTTACTAAGGCTCTCGCCTTtcacctaataaaaaaaatctgagtGAACGCCTAGGCTCCAAAGGCAAGCCCCTTGCTAAAGGCGCCTCACCTCAATGCCTTTGAGGTGCTTTTATGGCGCCTCGCCTCGCCCGGGCACCTAGGTGAGTGCCCAAAATTCTTGACTACACTAGTCCTTCCACAAGGGGCGCTCATATTTATGATTCCTAAACATAAGCTAGGTGGTAACTCCATT
This genomic window contains:
- the LOC115968474 gene encoding pathogenesis-related thaumatin-like protein 3.5 isoform X1, with amino-acid sequence MNSKQVLILLIYCDSRVLLSFLQLRAKAERVMASFCSVLLTIVFIFTITASVTRISSSTRTFTIVNSCKETIWPGITHSENISGGGIELKPGKSTVYTASSGWGGRIWARTSCKFNKNGNGTCQTGSCGSTLNCTGPSSPPTSIAEFNLGEIDYYDVSLVDGFNLPVMVKAFNGTGNCSTAGCDGDMRQNCPSDLTLKAKGKVIACRSACDVYKTDEYCCRGKYGNPDTCLPSNYSKSFKLVCPAAYSYAYDDPTSVITCSGANYVVAFCATRNQTVCSYHDNQLFCNQSKGLKVVPHRWWVAVLAIPLMLKLCVMF
- the LOC115968474 gene encoding pathogenesis-related thaumatin-like protein 3.5 isoform X2; translated protein: MASFCSVLLTIVFIFTITASVTRISSSTRTFTIVNSCKETIWPGITHSENISGGGIELKPGKSTVYTASSGWGGRIWARTSCKFNKNGNGTCQTGSCGSTLNCTGPSSPPTSIAEFNLGEIDYYDVSLVDGFNLPVMVKAFNGTGNCSTAGCDGDMRQNCPSDLTLKAKGKVIACRSACDVYKTDEYCCRGKYGNPDTCLPSNYSKSFKLVCPAAYSYAYDDPTSVITCSGANYVVAFCATRNQTVCSYHDNQLFCNQSKGLKVVPHRWWVAVLAIPLMLKLCVMF